The following nucleotide sequence is from Aquarana catesbeiana isolate 2022-GZ linkage group LG08, ASM4218655v1, whole genome shotgun sequence.
tattcatggaccttagtcagagagtgaggaaacaacgagaactgtcttttataggagtgacagtgatgaggggattataggacgagtgtcccctccccctctatcactcattgccatcttcccaacacaagaagtcctgcacttccttatttagtccatgatttagtcatgaataacagcggggctgagacccaccagaggtcagagagtgaggatggggggagaacaaccaagatgaagactggactgatcctgaagaccaccatcattgggttattgactcctccctcattatcactttctgtttaaggttccaaagttggaggatgttatcacattattatcaacatgtaaaagtctgtgctccaatcaaatcatcagatataaaatgtccagctggtaggaaatgggtgtaacaaaagagaatacatattatgtgtatatataagcagtgggtagaggggagagagcagaagtcaggagtatgtaatgtacaacatagagtatatagtgcaggggtcaggacttatAATATTGGTGGCTTAATGTTTatttgagacaagttgcagaggtcccacaccgctgcctcccatctcctgagactgcactcagtgacttgggtctgagactatacagacatatccctccacccggcacagacaGCAAATAACAGAAAAGGTATTCCCGGGAGAATTACTCTGTCAGAGGTCTTGCTAGACCCAGGACTTGAGGCAGAAGACCCAGGATACATACTCCAGGTGCCTAGGCTGAGCAACACCTATGGAGAAAATCTAAATtttactgccagctgaaccccagaatctccataaatccagtctagatacataaattgtgtctgcagcacagagaaggaagattatccgagagaaatacaggaatacaggacggggaacacagctcaggaaagtgaccaggggattacaggctgatatcacccagtccccgccctactctggaccaatcagtgagcagtatgggtggaggaatggatttagtgttaatgacccacctatgctgatctctgtaggagtgtcctcctctataaatgtccccgttattccatcctcctccatagactgctgatcatccctcacatacctctcttcttcttctgatttaacctcaaattctatatcaattggatctccactctaaatcaagaaaatgagagaaaatatcatctataaaatagaagatttattattgtgacatcatataaaaaaaacacacatcctcTCCagaagtccatgttctagatgctccgatccaccaaccttgtaacagtgagggatgctgtgatcttcctgtgtggaatcccgggaatacagaggacggggacatctctctggtgggtttctgtagctggatgactcttccatggtgtcctggtacagatccttGTAAACTTTTAGAGACTCAGACTCCTCTATCACCCCAACCTCataatcctcctcttttatctcttttttaacctcgactttagaatctctcagatttccactctgaatatataataaaaatgacatcaatggtaacaatgcagataatgtacagatcctaatgatactatcagtgattgttcctcatctacctgatgatagtgagagatggtgtgatcttcctgtgtggaatcccgggaatacagaggacgggaacatctctctggtgggttcctgatattaggtggctccatcatatccctgTGTCCTTCTGAAAAGTTTTTCATcaatccatactcctcatcctcctctttatactcttctttaacattaatattatcatccccaaggtttccactctgaaaatataaaaaaatattcattgcaacaaacatgcttgtgtataaatcataactaccaataattgtcaatcatctacctgatgatggtgagggatggtgtgatcttcctgtgtagaatcccaggaatacagaggacggggacatctctctggtgggttcccattactggatccatctgtaggaaacacacacactgactgaatacattgtttctatgtgtttatcagatgatgggggatctaggtggatcctccgtactgctctctcctttacaataaagtctcctcttacccggtgatgtgaggggcggctgattgtccatcatgatgtccttccgagctccgctcacctctcctgtcagcagctcgatgatctctctggtgacttctagaatcttctttttatttctctattctatcagggagggaggtggaggcaatgtgatggtcagatgatctccagacttcacaggaggaaaactctagatttgaacacaaatagtaaaatcaaatgacattcccagaatcctcctcacctcactggTCAGGTCTCTTTTTATTTAAACCCCACTTCATGCTGAGGTTTCTgatattacatacaatgcaggttcAACAGCCCTACTTGGAAAGTGAGGAGGCCAGGGGTcggcccacatcctaagagcattagaaaaaaaaagtcggATAGAGAGATATTAGGAGGAGGCGctatgaggtcagtgtgatgtcataggattctctgacgcTGATTGGAGGGGCATTGGGAGGAGGGAGCTGTGGGGGGTGCTCTGTGAGGTTTCTGTACACAGAATCATTTCTCCTGGGTGCGCCCCTCCTCTCCTAAACTGGAAGATGATTT
It contains:
- the LOC141104907 gene encoding uncharacterized protein, whose product is MMDNQPPLTSPDGSSNGNPPERCPRPLYSWDSTQEDHTIPHHHQSGNLGDDNINVKEEYKEEDEEYGLMKNFSEGHRDMMEPPNIRNPPERCSRPLYSRDSTQEDHTISHYHQSGNLRDSKVEVKKEIKEEDYEVGVIEESESLKVYKDLYQDTMEESSSYRNPPERCPRPLYSRDSTQEDHSIPHCYKSGDPIDIEFEVKSEEEERYVRDDQQSMEEDGITGTFIEEDTPTEISIGGSLTLNPFLHPYCSLIGPE